In one window of Mercurialis annua linkage group LG4, ddMerAnnu1.2, whole genome shotgun sequence DNA:
- the LOC126676274 gene encoding uncharacterized protein LOC126676274, which translates to MEPRRATRTVSDPKVRHVGFFTSSPDRSESGPSSDPFPIIPSASLSPPSITGLSPTAGNSLSPVMIPPALHSTAAPLSPLHREIFNNNVSEFFPAAATSPIAMTSFSDSGRGATAPSSSYPGSGGGFDFVQTSSSVPASGLTTVSVVTNLPSGINGEVQNVGRTNSQPLKDKTTKAERRAIQEAQRAAKAAAKAEGSKTPVVASGTATPTNTKLAKAAKAPSQKNDSGPAPASEKRGGERPPEKDRKKDVPQPRMQYDDKSRVEKAKKRAVVKQTEARNRVELFRHLPQYERGTQLPDLELKFFQLDPMHPAVYKVGLQYLSGDICGGNARCIAMLRAFQEVISDYSTPPEKTLVRDLTAKIGNYVSFLIECRPLSISMGNAIRFLKNRIAKLPMTSSESEAKATLHSDIDHFISEKITAADQVIVRHAVTKIRDGDVLLTYGSSSTVEMILLHAHELGKQFRVVVVDSRPKLEGQLLLRRLVGKGISCTYTHINAVSYIMHEVSRVFLGAASVLSNGTVYSRVGTACVAMVAHAFGVPVLVCCEAYKFHERVQLDSICSNELGDPDALSKVRGREEINFLNGCAHNENLQLLNLIYDATPSDYVSMIITDYGMVPPTSVPVIVREYGREHWLI; encoded by the exons ATGGAGCCTCGACGGGCAACGCGCACCGTTAGCGACCCGAAAGTCCGACACGTCGGATTCTTCACTTCCTCACCCGACCGTTCCGAATCGGGTCCTTCATCCGATCCATTCCCAATAATCCCCTCCGCTTCTTTATCTCCTCCATCAATCACCGGCCTCTCCCCTACCGCCGGCAACTCCCTTTCTCCGGTCATGATCCCTCCGGCACTTCACTCCACCGCCGCTCCCTTATCTCCACTCCATCGCGAAATCTTTAATAACAATGTGAGTGAGTTTTTTCCAGCTGCTGCCACTTCTCCTATTGCAATGACGTCTTTTTCGGATAGTGGAAGGGGTGCAACGGCGCCGTCTAGTAGTTATCCTGGAAGCGGCGGTGGATTTGATTTTGTGCAAACGAGTAGTAGTGTACCTGCTAGTGGACTGACTACCGTTTCTGTCGTTACTAATTTGCCGTCGGGAATTAACg GTGAAGTGCAAAATGTTGGCCGAACAAATTCACAGCCATTGAAAGACAAAACTACTAAAGCTGAAAGGCGTGCCATTCAAGAAGCTCAACGAGCTGCTAAAGCTGCTGCAAAAG CTGAAGGTTCCAAGACTCCCGTTGTTGCTTCTGGGACTGCAACTCCCACAAATACGAAATTGGCTAAAGCTGCAAAGGCTCCTTCACAGAAGAATGATAGTGGTCCAGCTCCAGCTTCTGAGAAAAGGGGGGGTGAGCGTCCGCCAGAAAAAGATAGAAAGAAAGATGTTCCTCAACCGCGCATGCAATATGATGACAAAAGTCGAGTTGAGAAGGCTAAAAAGCGTGCAGTTGTAAAACAAACTGAAGCTAGGAACAGGGTGGAGTTGTTTAGGCATCTACCTCAATATGAGCGTGGAACTCAGCTTCCTGATCTTGAGTTAAAGTTTTTCCAACTTGATCCTATGCATCCAGCTGTCTACAAG GTTGGATTGCAGTATTTATCTGGAGATATTTGTGGTGGTAATGCTCGCTGCATTGCCATGCTTCGAGCATTCCAAGAGGTCATTAGTGACTACTCAACGCCACCTGAGAAAACTCTTGTTCGTGACTTGACAGCAAAAATAGGAAATTATGTTTCTTTCCTCATTGAGTGCCGCCCCCTTTCAATCAGCATGGGAAATGCAATTAGGTTTCTGAAAAACCGAATCGCCAAGCTGCCTATGACTTCTTCTGAATCAGAAGCCAAAGCAACTCTTCATTCAGATATTGATCATTTCATATCTGAGAAGATCACAGCTGCAGACCAAGTGATTGTCAGGCATGCCGTCACAAAGATCAGGGATGGTGATGTTCTTCTTACATATGGGTCATCTTCTACAGTTGAAATGATATTGCTGCATGCCCATGAGCTTGGCAAACAGTTCCGGGTTGTAGTGGTGGACTCTCGTCCAAAACTTGAAGGGCAACTGTTACTTCGTAGGCTGGTGGGGAAGGGTATTAGCTGCACATACACTCATATAAATGCTGTTTCTTATATCATGCACGAAGTCTCTCGGGTATTTTTGGGTGCGGCATCTGTACTGTCTAATGGAACAGTTTACTCAAGAGTAGGGACAGCATGTGTCGCTATGGTCGCCCATGCATTTGGTGTACCAGTCTTAGTTTGCTGTGAAGCATACAAATTTCATGAGAGGGTACAACTAGATTCTATATGCTCTAATGAGTTGG GGGATCCAGATGCACTTTCAAAAGTTCGCGGCAGGGAGGAAATCAACTTCTTGAATGGTTGCGCCCATAATGAAAATCTGCAGCTGTTGAATTTGAT TTATGATGCAACTCCTTCAGATTATGTTTCCATGATAATTACAGATTATGGCATG GTGCCCCCCACAAGCGTCCCTGTCATTGTCCGAGAATATGGTAGAGAACATTGGTTGATATGA